The following proteins come from a genomic window of Methylorubrum populi:
- a CDS encoding class I SAM-dependent methyltransferase, translating to MSTLNKDQSDYWNGEVGQRWATHHRALDTAFAPFTEALFARAALAPGARVLDIGCGAGDTALIAARQVGSDGHITAADLSEPLLAVGRERAAREAPGAAPIEWLRADAQDHAFGTRFDHALSRFGVMFFEDSAAAFANIRHALEPDGRLTFLCWRSMAENDWVMVPRAVVLPLLPEVEPPQPGAPGPFRFAAPDTALPILEAAAFRAIECEPVNRAMRLGDTPEAAASFAATRGPIARLLRECDPALQEDALKSITDLFADRFGSGPVSLGAACWLISART from the coding sequence ATGAGCACCCTGAACAAGGACCAGAGCGACTACTGGAACGGCGAGGTCGGACAGCGCTGGGCCACCCACCACCGGGCGCTCGACACCGCCTTCGCGCCCTTCACCGAGGCTCTGTTCGCCCGCGCCGCGCTCGCGCCCGGCGCCCGCGTGCTCGATATCGGCTGCGGCGCCGGCGACACCGCCCTGATCGCCGCGCGACAGGTCGGGAGCGACGGCCACATCACAGCCGCCGACCTGTCCGAGCCGCTGCTCGCCGTCGGCCGGGAACGCGCGGCCCGAGAGGCGCCGGGCGCCGCCCCGATCGAATGGCTCCGGGCCGACGCCCAGGATCACGCCTTCGGCACGCGCTTCGACCACGCCCTCTCCCGCTTCGGTGTGATGTTCTTCGAGGATTCCGCCGCCGCCTTCGCCAACATCCGCCACGCCCTCGAACCGGACGGGCGGCTGACCTTCCTCTGCTGGCGGAGCATGGCGGAGAACGACTGGGTCATGGTCCCGCGTGCGGTGGTCCTGCCGCTGCTGCCCGAAGTCGAGCCGCCGCAGCCCGGCGCACCGGGTCCCTTCCGGTTCGCCGCGCCCGACACGGCTCTGCCCATTTTGGAGGCAGCCGCTTTTCGCGCCATCGAGTGCGAGCCCGTAAATCGAGCAATGCGCCTCGGTGACACGCCTGAGGCAGCGGCCAGCTTCGCGGCGACCCGCGGCCCCATCGCGCGCCTGCTCCGTGAGTGCGATCCGGCTTTGCAGGAGGATGCCTTGAAAAGCATCACCGATTTGTTCGCCGACCGCTTCGGGAGCGGTCCGGTCAGCCTCGGCGCCGCCTGCTGGCTTATCTCCGCGCGAACCTGA
- a CDS encoding gamma-glutamyltransferase family protein — protein MPDTPVFAHAAVAAPHALAAAAGQNVLAQGGNAIEAMVAMAAAIAVVYPHMNGIGGDGFWLIREKNGRVRGIEACGPAGRLATRDRYREKGFDAIPSRGPDAAVTVAGTIGGWRLALDMARAFGGRLPLDAILADAIRHAREGCPVSASEARYVPKELDTLHDAPNFSKTYLADGKPYAAGALRAQPKLADTLAQLVHAGLDDFYRGDIGREIAGDLERLGAPVTRADLEAYSAKERAPLTLRRRDATLYNFPPPTQGIAALIILGIFDRLNIREPETTAHYHGLIEATKRAFAIRDRFVTDFDRLKGDPAAFLDPKRLDREAALIDRGRAASIPVRSGEGDTVWMGAIDNDGMAVSFIQSVYWEYGSGTVLPGTGICWQNRGMSFSLDAGAVNPLEPGRRPFHTLIPALAAFDDGRVMSYGSMGGDGQPQFQAQIFTRYADYGMSVADAVDAPRLLYGRTWGAESLSVKVEDRFDPGCIAALRRMGHDIEELGGAYIDSLGHAGMLVRHVKDGRIEATHDPRSDGGAAGL, from the coding sequence ATGCCCGACACGCCCGTCTTCGCCCATGCGGCCGTCGCCGCCCCCCACGCACTGGCGGCCGCGGCCGGACAGAATGTGCTGGCGCAGGGCGGCAACGCGATCGAGGCGATGGTCGCCATGGCTGCCGCCATCGCGGTGGTCTACCCGCACATGAACGGCATCGGCGGCGACGGCTTCTGGCTGATCCGCGAGAAGAACGGCCGCGTGCGCGGCATCGAGGCCTGCGGACCGGCCGGCCGGCTCGCCACCCGCGACCGCTACCGGGAGAAGGGATTCGACGCGATCCCCTCCCGCGGCCCCGACGCGGCGGTGACGGTGGCCGGCACCATCGGCGGCTGGCGCCTCGCCCTCGACATGGCCCGCGCCTTCGGCGGCCGGCTGCCCCTCGACGCGATCCTCGCCGACGCGATCCGTCACGCCCGCGAGGGCTGCCCGGTCTCGGCTTCGGAGGCGCGCTACGTGCCGAAGGAGCTCGACACGCTCCACGACGCGCCGAATTTTTCGAAGACCTATCTGGCGGACGGTAAGCCCTACGCGGCCGGCGCGCTCCGGGCACAGCCCAAGCTCGCCGACACCCTAGCCCAGCTCGTCCATGCCGGGCTCGACGACTTCTACCGAGGCGATATCGGCCGCGAGATCGCCGGCGACCTGGAGCGTCTCGGCGCGCCGGTGACCCGCGCGGATCTCGAAGCCTATTCGGCCAAGGAGCGGGCGCCCCTGACCCTGCGGCGGCGCGATGCCACGCTCTACAACTTCCCGCCGCCCACCCAGGGCATCGCGGCGCTGATCATTCTCGGGATCTTCGACCGGCTGAACATCCGTGAGCCGGAGACCACCGCCCACTATCACGGGCTGATCGAGGCGACGAAGCGCGCCTTCGCCATCCGCGACCGCTTCGTCACGGATTTCGACCGCCTCAAGGGCGACCCGGCCGCCTTCCTCGATCCGAAGCGCCTCGACCGCGAGGCGGCACTGATCGATAGGGGCCGCGCCGCGAGCATTCCGGTGCGCTCGGGCGAGGGCGACACCGTCTGGATGGGCGCGATCGACAATGACGGCATGGCCGTCTCCTTCATCCAGTCGGTCTACTGGGAATACGGCTCCGGCACGGTGCTGCCCGGCACCGGCATCTGCTGGCAGAACCGCGGCATGTCCTTCTCGCTCGATGCCGGCGCCGTGAACCCGCTGGAGCCGGGCCGGCGCCCGTTCCACACCCTGATCCCGGCGCTCGCCGCCTTCGACGATGGGCGGGTGATGTCTTACGGCTCCATGGGCGGCGACGGGCAGCCGCAGTTTCAGGCCCAGATCTTCACCCGCTACGCCGATTACGGGATGTCGGTGGCCGATGCGGTGGACGCGCCGCGCCTGCTCTACGGCCGCACCTGGGGCGCGGAATCGCTCAGCGTGAAGGTCGAGGACCGGTTCGATCCGGGCTGCATCGCGGCGCTCAGGCGGATGGGCCACGACATCGAGGAGCTGGGCGGCGCCTATATCGACTCGCTCGGCCATGCCGGCATGCTGGTGCGCCACGTCAAGGACGGGCGGATCGAAGCGACGCACGATCCGCGCTCCGACGGCGGCGCGGCAGGGCTCTGA
- a CDS encoding dihydroxyacetone kinase subunit DhaK, with protein sequence MAHFINDRAGLVTDAIDGLVAGSGGALARLDGYPEIRVVLRAEPEPGKVAVVSGGGSGHEPAHAGFVGPGLLAAAVCGDVFASPSVDAVLAGILAVTGEAGCVLIVKNYAGDRLNFGLAAERARALGRRVETVLVADDIALPDAPRPRGLAGTLLVHKAAGHAAAAGAALEEVAALARRTAGAVRTLGIAVSTATIPGAKPEPRLAEGQAELGLGIHGEPGIERIDLPRADALAALMTARFPAPIAGADRLALLVNNLGSTTALEMEVLTKAVLATDLGRRVRLLLGPSPVMTALDMHGASLTFLALDEAIEAALLAETPVATWPRARILREAVVRPLPEGLSGGPAPAPSRDAVVAARIEAVCRALIAAEDALNALDARVGDGDTGSTFAEGARAVLADLDRLPQAEPAALCRALGERLGRATGGSSGVLLSIFFAAAGSALAAGADWPKACAAGLDRVREIGGAGPGDRTMLDAAIPAVEALAASGLGAAARAARAGAEATAGMERAGTGRSSYLASGDLKGHPDPGAVAVATAFEALAAESK encoded by the coding sequence TTGGCCCACTTCATCAACGACCGCGCCGGTCTCGTCACCGACGCCATCGACGGCCTCGTTGCAGGCAGCGGCGGGGCCCTGGCACGGCTCGACGGCTATCCCGAGATCCGCGTCGTGCTGCGGGCCGAGCCGGAGCCCGGCAAGGTCGCCGTGGTCTCCGGCGGCGGCTCGGGGCACGAGCCGGCCCATGCCGGCTTCGTCGGGCCGGGCCTGCTCGCGGCGGCGGTGTGCGGCGACGTGTTCGCCTCGCCCTCCGTCGATGCGGTGCTCGCCGGCATCCTGGCGGTGACGGGCGAGGCCGGCTGCGTCCTCATCGTGAAGAACTATGCCGGCGACCGGCTGAATTTCGGCCTCGCCGCCGAGCGCGCCCGGGCTCTCGGCCGCCGGGTCGAGACCGTGCTGGTCGCCGACGACATCGCCCTGCCCGACGCGCCCCGGCCGCGGGGGCTTGCCGGCACGCTCCTCGTCCACAAGGCCGCGGGCCACGCCGCCGCCGCCGGCGCCGCCCTGGAGGAGGTCGCGGCCCTCGCCCGGCGCACGGCCGGCGCGGTCCGCACCCTCGGCATCGCCGTCTCCACTGCGACGATCCCCGGCGCGAAGCCGGAGCCGCGGCTGGCGGAAGGTCAGGCGGAACTCGGCCTCGGCATCCACGGCGAGCCCGGCATCGAGCGCATCGACCTGCCCCGCGCTGATGCGCTTGCCGCGCTTATGACCGCGCGCTTTCCCGCTCCCATCGCGGGGGCCGACCGGCTCGCGCTCCTCGTCAACAATCTCGGCTCGACTACGGCCCTCGAGATGGAGGTGCTGACGAAGGCGGTGCTCGCGACCGACCTCGGACGGCGGGTGCGGCTGCTGCTCGGCCCCTCCCCGGTCATGACCGCCCTCGACATGCACGGCGCCTCCCTCACCTTTCTCGCGCTGGACGAGGCCATCGAGGCGGCGCTCCTCGCCGAGACGCCGGTCGCCACCTGGCCGCGGGCGCGGATCCTGCGCGAGGCGGTCGTCCGGCCGCTGCCGGAGGGGCTGTCCGGCGGGCCGGCGCCGGCGCCCTCGCGGGATGCGGTCGTCGCCGCGCGGATCGAGGCGGTGTGCCGGGCCCTGATCGCGGCGGAGGACGCGCTCAACGCCCTCGACGCGCGGGTGGGCGACGGCGACACCGGCTCGACCTTCGCCGAGGGCGCCCGCGCCGTGCTGGCCGATCTCGACCGCCTGCCCCAGGCCGAGCCCGCCGCGCTCTGCCGCGCGCTCGGCGAGCGCCTCGGGCGTGCCACGGGCGGATCGAGCGGCGTGCTGCTCTCGATCTTCTTCGCCGCCGCCGGCTCGGCCCTCGCAGCGGGCGCCGACTGGCCGAAGGCCTGCGCCGCCGGGCTGGATCGGGTGCGCGAGATCGGCGGCGCCGGCCCCGGCGACCGCACGATGCTCGACGCGGCGATTCCCGCGGTCGAGGCGCTGGCGGCCTCCGGTCTCGGCGCGGCGGCGCGGGCGGCCCGCGCGGGCGCCGAGGCGACCGCCGGGATGGAGCGGGCCGGCACCGGCCGCTCGAGCTATCTTGCCAGCGGCGATCTGAAGGGCCACCCCGATCCCGGAGCCGTCGCGGTGGCGACCGCTTTCGAGGCGCTGGCCGCGGAGTCGAAGTGA